A window of the Falco rusticolus isolate bFalRus1 chromosome 1, bFalRus1.pri, whole genome shotgun sequence genome harbors these coding sequences:
- the MAPKAPK5 gene encoding MAP kinase-activated protein kinase 5 isoform X1: MSENHEMDKMIKETSILEEYNINWTQKLGAGISGPVRVCMKKSSQERFALKILLDRPKARNEVRLHMMCATHPNIVQIIEVYANSVQFPHESSPRARLLIVMEMMEGGELFHRISQHRHFTEKQASQVTKQIALALQHCHSLNIAHRDLKPENLLFKDNSLDAPVKLCDFGFAKVDQGDLMTPQFTPYYVAPQVLEAQRRHQKEKSGIIPTSPTPYTYNKSCDLWSLGVIIYVMLCGYPPFYSKHHSRTIPKDMRKKIMTGSFEFPEEEWSQISEMAKDIVRKLLKVKPEERLTIEGVLDHPWLNSTEALDNILPSAQLMMDKAMVAGIQQAHAEQLANMRIQDLKVSLKPLHSVNNPILRKRKLLGTKPKDGVYIHDPENGSNDSNVALEKLRDVIAQCILPQAGKGENEDEKLNEVMQEAWKYNRECKLLRDTLQSFSWNVAEAAFHLLYIQPAAMTIYVNKTATVFQHPAE; encoded by the exons GAAACCTCCATTTTAGAGGAGTACAACATTAACTGGACTCAGAAGCTGGGAGCTGGGATCAGTGGTCCTGTTAG AGTCTGCATGAAAAAGTCCTCTCAAGAACGCTTTGCACTGAAAATTCTTCTTGATCGTCCAAAAGCTAGAAATGAG GTACGTCTGCACATGATGTGTGCAACACATCCAAATATTGTTCAAATTATTGAAGTTTATGCTAACAGTGTGCAGTTCCCACATGAATCCAGCCCAAG GGCTCGGCTCCTAATTGTAATGGAGATGATGGAAGGGGGAGAGCTATTTCACAGAATCAGCCAGCACCGGCACTTTACTGAGAAGCAAGCAAGCCAAGTAACAAAGCAG ATAGCTTTGGCTTTGCAGCATTGCCACTCACTAAACATTGCACATAGAGACCTCAAGCCTGAGAACCTCCTCTTCAAGGATAACTCTCTG GATGCACCTGTTAAATTGTGTGACTTTGGATTTGCCAAAGTAGACCAAGGTGACTTGATGACACCACAGTTCACTCCGTATTACGTAGCACCTCAG GTATTGGAGGCACAAAGACggcatcagaaagaaaaatctggtaTTATCCCCACCTCTCCAACACCTTACACTTATAACAAG AGCTGTGACTTGTGGTCCCTGGGTGTCATTATTTACGTGATGCTGTGTGGATACCCTCCGTTTTACTCCAAACACCACAGTCGGACAATTCCAAAGGACATGCGGAAAAAGATCATGACAGGAAGTTTTGAATTTCCAGAGGAAGAGTGGAGCCAGATCTCAGAAATGGCGAAAGACATTGTGCGAAA GCTGCTGAAGGTCAAACCTGAGGAACGGCTGACCATTGAAGGTGTGCTGGACCATCCCTGGCTCAACTCCACCGAGGCACTTGATAACATCCTACCCTCTGCCCAGCTGATGATGGACAAG GCAATGGTTGCAGGCATACAACAGGCTCATGCAGAACAGCTTGCAAACATGAGAATCCAAGACCTCAAAGTCAGTCTCAAACCCCTGCACTCCGTCAACAACCCAATCCTGCGCAAAAGGAAATTACTGGG CACTAAGCCAAAGGATGGTGTTTATATCCACGACCCTGAGAATGGAAGCAATGATTCCAACGTGGCTCTGGAAAAGCTCAGAGATGTGATTGCTCAGTGCATTCTACCACAGGCTGGTAAAG GAGAGAATGAAGATGAGAAGCTGAATGAAGTGATGCAGGAGGCATGGAAGTATAATCGAGAGTGTAAGTTGCTGCGAGACACCCTTCAGAGCTTCAGCTGGAATG TTGCAGAAGCTGCCTTCCATCTGCTATACATACAGCCAGCTGCAATGACTATTTATGTGAACAAGACAGCCACAGTTTTTCAACACCCTGCTGAGTAA
- the LOC119154273 gene encoding disintegrin and metalloproteinase domain-containing protein 21-like, whose protein sequence is QYLSKNWKEPFALLGGCCKSCQLLPKGEVCRESAGLCHLPEYCNGTSEHCPAEVAKQDGTVCTEAGCCYSGKCQSCTLQHMSIFGKEAKPAPLLCFQEVNVEGDRFGRCWGDGADVNFQKCKLENVVCGRVQCTNVRRLPQLEDHTTIVQTLVGDTWWWGTEYHLGAGVLAAGVIKDGMQCAEKMICINQMCVPEEKYLTSRCSAKIVCRGKGVCNTEGNCCWDNGWAPPCCQFSGFGGSIDGGPATSH, encoded by the coding sequence CAATACCTGTCAAAAAACTGGAAGGAGCCATTTGCACTTCTTGGAGGCTGCTGTAAGAGTTGCCAACTTCTTCCAAAAGGAGAGGTGTGTAGGGAGAGTGCTGGTCTGTGTCACTTGCCAGAGTATTGCAATGGGACATCTGAGCATTGCCCAGCCGAGGTGGCCAAGCAAGACGGGACTGTGTGCACTGAGGCTGGGTGCTGTTATTCAGGCAAATGCCAGTCTTGCACGTTGCAGCATATGAGTATCTTTGGCAAGGAAGCAAAGCCTGCTCCGCTACTGTGTTTCCAGGAGGTGAATGTGGAAGGGGATCGGTTtggcaggtgctggggagaTGGGGCAGATGTCAACTTTCAGAAATGTAAGCTAGAAAATGTCGTGTGTGGGAGGGTGCAGTGTACGAACGTTAGGCGTCTACCTCAGCTGGAAGATCACACAACCATCGTTCAGACCCTGGTGGGTGATACCTGGTGGTGGGGCACAGAGTACCACTTGGGAGCGGGTGTTCTGGCTGCTGGAGTCATTAAGGATGGCATGCAGTGCGCTGAGAAGATGATCTGCATTAATCAGATGTGTGTCCCTGAGGAGAAGTACTTGACATCCCGCTGTTCTGCCAAGATCGTGTGCAGAGGAAAGGGCGTCTGCAACACTGAAGGAAACTGCTGCTGGGACAACGGCTGggcacctccctgctgccagtTTAGTGGCTTTGGAGGAAGCATTGATGGTGGGCCTGCCACCAGTCACTAA
- the MAPKAPK5 gene encoding MAP kinase-activated protein kinase 5 isoform X2: protein MSENHEMDKMIKETSILEEYNINWTQKLGAGISGPVRVCMKKSSQERFALKILLDRPKARNEVRLHMMCATHPNIVQIIEVYANSVQFPHESSPRARLLIVMEMMEGGELFHRISQHRHFTEKQASQVTKQIALALQHCHSLNIAHRDLKPENLLFKDNSLDAPVKLCDFGFAKVDQGDLMTPQFTPYYVAPQVLEAQRRHQKEKSGIIPTSPTPYTYNKSCDLWSLGVIIYVMLCGYPPFYSKHHSRTIPKDMRKKIMTGSFEFPEEEWSQISEMAKDIVRKLLKVKPEERLTIEGVLDHPWLNSTEALDNILPSAQLMMDKAMVAGIQQAHAEQLANMRIQDLKVSLKPLHSVNNPILRKRKLLGTKPKDGVYIHDPENGSNDSNVALEKLRDVIAQCILPQAGKGENEDEKLNEVMQEAWKYNRECKLLRDTLQSFSWNGRGFTDKVDRLKLAEIVKQVIEEQTNSHDSQ, encoded by the exons GAAACCTCCATTTTAGAGGAGTACAACATTAACTGGACTCAGAAGCTGGGAGCTGGGATCAGTGGTCCTGTTAG AGTCTGCATGAAAAAGTCCTCTCAAGAACGCTTTGCACTGAAAATTCTTCTTGATCGTCCAAAAGCTAGAAATGAG GTACGTCTGCACATGATGTGTGCAACACATCCAAATATTGTTCAAATTATTGAAGTTTATGCTAACAGTGTGCAGTTCCCACATGAATCCAGCCCAAG GGCTCGGCTCCTAATTGTAATGGAGATGATGGAAGGGGGAGAGCTATTTCACAGAATCAGCCAGCACCGGCACTTTACTGAGAAGCAAGCAAGCCAAGTAACAAAGCAG ATAGCTTTGGCTTTGCAGCATTGCCACTCACTAAACATTGCACATAGAGACCTCAAGCCTGAGAACCTCCTCTTCAAGGATAACTCTCTG GATGCACCTGTTAAATTGTGTGACTTTGGATTTGCCAAAGTAGACCAAGGTGACTTGATGACACCACAGTTCACTCCGTATTACGTAGCACCTCAG GTATTGGAGGCACAAAGACggcatcagaaagaaaaatctggtaTTATCCCCACCTCTCCAACACCTTACACTTATAACAAG AGCTGTGACTTGTGGTCCCTGGGTGTCATTATTTACGTGATGCTGTGTGGATACCCTCCGTTTTACTCCAAACACCACAGTCGGACAATTCCAAAGGACATGCGGAAAAAGATCATGACAGGAAGTTTTGAATTTCCAGAGGAAGAGTGGAGCCAGATCTCAGAAATGGCGAAAGACATTGTGCGAAA GCTGCTGAAGGTCAAACCTGAGGAACGGCTGACCATTGAAGGTGTGCTGGACCATCCCTGGCTCAACTCCACCGAGGCACTTGATAACATCCTACCCTCTGCCCAGCTGATGATGGACAAG GCAATGGTTGCAGGCATACAACAGGCTCATGCAGAACAGCTTGCAAACATGAGAATCCAAGACCTCAAAGTCAGTCTCAAACCCCTGCACTCCGTCAACAACCCAATCCTGCGCAAAAGGAAATTACTGGG CACTAAGCCAAAGGATGGTGTTTATATCCACGACCCTGAGAATGGAAGCAATGATTCCAACGTGGCTCTGGAAAAGCTCAGAGATGTGATTGCTCAGTGCATTCTACCACAGGCTGGTAAAG GAGAGAATGAAGATGAGAAGCTGAATGAAGTGATGCAGGAGGCATGGAAGTATAATCGAGAGTGTAAGTTGCTGCGAGACACCCTTCAGAGCTTCAGCTGGAATG GCAGAGGATTCACAGATAAAGTGGATCGACTAAAACTGGCAGAAATAGTAAAACAAGTTATCGAAGAGCAGACAAACTCCCATGACTCTCAATAG
- the MAPKAPK5 gene encoding MAP kinase-activated protein kinase 5 isoform X3 → MSENHEMDKMIKETSILEEYNINWTQKLGAGISGPVRVCMKKSSQERFALKILLDRPKARNEVRLHMMCATHPNIVQIIEVYANSVQFPHESSPRARLLIVMEMMEGGELFHRISQHRHFTEKQASQVTKQIALALQHCHSLNIAHRDLKPENLLFKDNSLDAPVKLCDFGFAKVDQGDLMTPQFTPYYVAPQVLEAQRRHQKEKSGIIPTSPTPYTYNKSCDLWSLGVIIYVMLCGYPPFYSKHHSRTIPKDMRKKIMTGSFEFPEEEWSQISEMAKDIVRKLLKVKPEERLTIEGVLDHPWLNSTEALDNILPSAQLMMDKAMVAGIQQAHAEQLANMRIQDLKVSLKPLHSVNNPILRKRKLLGTKPKDGVYIHDPENGSNDSNVALEKLRDVIAQCILPQAGENEDEKLNEVMQEAWKYNRECKLLRDTLQSFSWNGRGFTDKVDRLKLAEIVKQVIEEQTNSHDSQ, encoded by the exons GAAACCTCCATTTTAGAGGAGTACAACATTAACTGGACTCAGAAGCTGGGAGCTGGGATCAGTGGTCCTGTTAG AGTCTGCATGAAAAAGTCCTCTCAAGAACGCTTTGCACTGAAAATTCTTCTTGATCGTCCAAAAGCTAGAAATGAG GTACGTCTGCACATGATGTGTGCAACACATCCAAATATTGTTCAAATTATTGAAGTTTATGCTAACAGTGTGCAGTTCCCACATGAATCCAGCCCAAG GGCTCGGCTCCTAATTGTAATGGAGATGATGGAAGGGGGAGAGCTATTTCACAGAATCAGCCAGCACCGGCACTTTACTGAGAAGCAAGCAAGCCAAGTAACAAAGCAG ATAGCTTTGGCTTTGCAGCATTGCCACTCACTAAACATTGCACATAGAGACCTCAAGCCTGAGAACCTCCTCTTCAAGGATAACTCTCTG GATGCACCTGTTAAATTGTGTGACTTTGGATTTGCCAAAGTAGACCAAGGTGACTTGATGACACCACAGTTCACTCCGTATTACGTAGCACCTCAG GTATTGGAGGCACAAAGACggcatcagaaagaaaaatctggtaTTATCCCCACCTCTCCAACACCTTACACTTATAACAAG AGCTGTGACTTGTGGTCCCTGGGTGTCATTATTTACGTGATGCTGTGTGGATACCCTCCGTTTTACTCCAAACACCACAGTCGGACAATTCCAAAGGACATGCGGAAAAAGATCATGACAGGAAGTTTTGAATTTCCAGAGGAAGAGTGGAGCCAGATCTCAGAAATGGCGAAAGACATTGTGCGAAA GCTGCTGAAGGTCAAACCTGAGGAACGGCTGACCATTGAAGGTGTGCTGGACCATCCCTGGCTCAACTCCACCGAGGCACTTGATAACATCCTACCCTCTGCCCAGCTGATGATGGACAAG GCAATGGTTGCAGGCATACAACAGGCTCATGCAGAACAGCTTGCAAACATGAGAATCCAAGACCTCAAAGTCAGTCTCAAACCCCTGCACTCCGTCAACAACCCAATCCTGCGCAAAAGGAAATTACTGGG CACTAAGCCAAAGGATGGTGTTTATATCCACGACCCTGAGAATGGAAGCAATGATTCCAACGTGGCTCTGGAAAAGCTCAGAGATGTGATTGCTCAGTGCATTCTACCACAGGCTG GAGAGAATGAAGATGAGAAGCTGAATGAAGTGATGCAGGAGGCATGGAAGTATAATCGAGAGTGTAAGTTGCTGCGAGACACCCTTCAGAGCTTCAGCTGGAATG GCAGAGGATTCACAGATAAAGTGGATCGACTAAAACTGGCAGAAATAGTAAAACAAGTTATCGAAGAGCAGACAAACTCCCATGACTCTCAATAG